The Sphingopyxis sp. YR583 DNA segment TTGCCCGGATATCCGGCTTCGACCGCCCGGCGCATCGCCTCGCGCGCCTCGATCTTGCGGTCCGCAGGCACCGCATCCTCCAGGTCGATGATCAGCATATCGGCGGCAAGCCCACTGGCCTTTTCGAGCGCGCGCGCGTTCGAACCGGGGACATAGAGCAGCGAGCGCGGCGGATGGTCCGCGGAGTAGTCACTTGGGGTCATGCGCTTTTCTGTGGCGCAACCCTGCCATTGCCGCAATAAGGAAGCGGGTTTGCAAAGGCCGATTTTGCAGAGGGGATGATCGATGGAATTCGCACTTGCACTGGTGGTTCTGGCGCTGGTGTTCCTGCTATGGGCGCTGACGCCCGTCCGGCAAGGCTATGCCTATACGATCGAACGTTTCGGTCGCTTTACGCACACCGCGCAGCCGGGGCTCAATTTCATCATGCCGATCTTCGACCGTGTCGGTCGCAAGGTGAACATGATGGAACAGGTGCTCGACATTCCGGGTCAGGAAATCATCACCAAGGACAATGCGATGGTCGCCGTCGACGGCGTCGTCTTTTTCCAGGTGCTCGACGCCGCAAAGGCCGCTTATGAAGTCAGCGACCTCTATCTCGCGATCATGAACCTGACGACGACGAACCTGCGCACCGTGATGGGATCGATGGATCTCGACGAGACGCTGTCGAAGCGTGACGAGATCAACACCCGCCTGCTGCACGTCGTCGACGATGCGACGACGCCGTGGGGCGTCAAGATCACCCGCGTCGAGATCAAGGACATCCGCCCGCCCGCCGACATTTCGAACGCGATGGCGCGCCAGATGAAGGCCGAGCGCGAAAAGCGCGCCAACATCCTCGAGGCCGAGGGCATGCGCGCATCGGAAATCCTGCGCGCCGAGGGTGAGAAGCAGGGCCAGATCCTCCAGGCCGAAGGGCGCCGCGAAGCCGCCTTCCGCGACGCCGAGGCGCGCGAGCGCGAGGCCGAGGCCGAAGCCAAGGCGACGCAGATGGTGTCGGACGCGATCGCCGGCGGCAATGCGCAGGCGATCAATTACTTCATCGCGCAGAAATATGTCGAAGCGGTCAGCCAGTTCGCGACCAGCCCGAATGCCAAGACGATCCTGTTCCCCGTCGAGGCGACGCAGCTCATCGGCACGCTCGGCGGCATCGGCGAACTTGCCAAGGACGCGCTGGAACGGAAGACGGGAGGCTGACATGCCCGAATGGCTGACGAACATGGAACCCCATTGGGCGTGGCTGTCGCTCGGCGTGCTGCTCGCCGCTGCCGAGATCGTCGCACCGGGCTTTTTCCTGATCTGGCTGGGCGCGGCCGCGATCGCCACGGGCGCGATCGCCTGGGTCGTCCCGCTCAGCATCCCGGTGCAGCTCGGGGTCTTCGCCATCCTGTCGTTCATCGCGCTCTACGGCGCGCGCCGCTGGCTGAAAGCGAACCCGATCACCACCACCGACCCGCACCTCAACCAGCGCGGCGGCCGTCTGATCGGTGAAGTGCTGACGGTGACCAAGGCGATCGAGGATGGCCGCGGGCGCGCGAAGGTTGGTGACGGCGAATGGCCGGTGCGCGGGCCGGACGTCGCCGAAGGCAGCAAGGTCCGCGTCGTCAGCGCCGACGGCAGCGTGCTGGTGGTCGAGCCGGCCTAACCGCCCTTTGGTCGCGAATAGATCGCGACCACATGACCCAATGCGTCGCT contains these protein-coding regions:
- a CDS encoding SPFH domain-containing protein, whose product is MEFALALVVLALVFLLWALTPVRQGYAYTIERFGRFTHTAQPGLNFIMPIFDRVGRKVNMMEQVLDIPGQEIITKDNAMVAVDGVVFFQVLDAAKAAYEVSDLYLAIMNLTTTNLRTVMGSMDLDETLSKRDEINTRLLHVVDDATTPWGVKITRVEIKDIRPPADISNAMARQMKAEREKRANILEAEGMRASEILRAEGEKQGQILQAEGRREAAFRDAEAREREAEAEAKATQMVSDAIAGGNAQAINYFIAQKYVEAVSQFATSPNAKTILFPVEATQLIGTLGGIGELAKDALERKTGG
- a CDS encoding NfeD family protein yields the protein MPEWLTNMEPHWAWLSLGVLLAAAEIVAPGFFLIWLGAAAIATGAIAWVVPLSIPVQLGVFAILSFIALYGARRWLKANPITTTDPHLNQRGGRLIGEVLTVTKAIEDGRGRAKVGDGEWPVRGPDVAEGSKVRVVSADGSVLVVEPA